A region of Carassius auratus strain Wakin chromosome 11, ASM336829v1, whole genome shotgun sequence DNA encodes the following proteins:
- the LOC113110681 gene encoding ADP-ribosylation factor 4-like, whose translation MGNYFSQIFSRLFPKKQIRLLMVGLDAAGKTTVLYKLKLGEVVTTIPTIGFNVETVEYKNISFTVWDVGGQTKIRGLWKYYYQYTEGLIFVVDSSDHDRIETAAEELNAMLAEDEMRDAVLLVLANKQDLPKAMPVHELTDRLGLHALRGRQWFVQATCAVQGSGLYEGLDWLSDQLSRRP comes from the exons ATGGGCAACTATTTCTCTCAGATTTTCTCTCGTCTCTTTCCGAAAAAGCAGATTCGGTTGCTTATGG TTGGTCTGGATGCAGCAGGGAAAACAACAGTGCTCTACAAACTCAAACTCGGAGAAGTTGTCACAACTATTCCAACTATTG gttTTAATGTTGAAACAGTTGAATATAAAAACATCTCCTTCACTGTGTGGGATGTTGGCGGTCAGACCAAAATCAGAGGTCTTTGGAAATATTATTATCAGTACACTGAG GGCCTGATCTTTGTGGTGGACAGCAGTGATCATGACCGGATTGAAACAGCAGCAGAGGAACTAAACGCGATGCTGGCGGAGGACGAGATGAGAGACGCGGTTCTGTTAGTTCTTGCTAACAAACAGGATTTACCCAAAGCCATGCCGGTCCACGAGCTGACAGACAGACTGGGTTTACACGCACTGAGAGGAcgacag tggttTGTTCAGGCTACATGTGCGGTTCAAGGGTCAGGTTTATATGAAGGACTGGATTGGCTCTCAGATCAACTGTCCAGACGACCATAA
- the LOC113110683 gene encoding ADP-ribosylation factor 4-like, with translation MGVFFSNLFSRLFEKKEMRLLMVGLDAAGKTTVLYKLKLGEVVTTIPTLGFNVETVEYRNISFTVWDVGGQDVIRRLWRHYYQNTKGLIFVVDSSDHDRIETAAEELNAMLAENEMRDAVLLVLANKQDLPKAMPVHELTDRLGLHALRGRQWFVQATCAVQGSGLYEGLDWLSDQLSRR, from the exons atgggcgtCTTCTTCTCTAACCTTTTCTCGCGTCTCTTCGAGAAGAAAGAGATGAGGTTGCTTATGG TTGGTCTGGATGCAGCAGGGAAAACAACAGTGCTCTACAAACTCAAACTCGGTGAAGTTGTCACAACTATTCCAACTCTAG GTTTTAACGTGGAGACAGTTGAATATAGAAACATCTCCTTCACCGTGTGGGATGTTGGCGGTCAGGACGTTATCAGACGCCTCTGGAGACATTACTATCAGAACACTAAG GGCCTGATCTTTGTGGTGGACAGCAGTGATCATGACCGGATTGAAACAGCAGCAGAGGAACTAAACGCGATGCTGGCGGAGAACGAGATGAGAGACGCGGTTCTGTTAGTTCTTGCTAACAAACAGGATTTACCCAAAGCCATGCCGGTCCACGAGCTGACAGACAGACTGGGTTTACACGCACTGAGAGGAcgacag tggttTGTTCAGGCTACATGTGCGGTTCAAGGGTCAGGTTTATATGAAGGACTGGATTGGCTCTCAGATCAACTGTCCAGACGATAA